The Sesamum indicum cultivar Zhongzhi No. 13 linkage group LG6, S_indicum_v1.0, whole genome shotgun sequence genomic interval TTCCTAGGATGATATATCTGTACCAGCAGTGTTGTTGGCCTCTTATGTTGACGTGATCGTCGGCCATCTGCTGAGTCGTTCACACTTAGAAGGGTGAGTAAGTGCAGCTCCCCGTCTAAAGCAACAAACCCAACTGATGCATCATCAGAGGCCTTTCTTGGCACACAACTCTCCTTTGCCCAACGATTCGAGGTCATATCATACctgaaagaaaggaaaaggtaAAAACGGAAAAACATTATACCTTGCATACTAAAAGAGTTGTAGATagagaaaagaaggaagaccaagaaaataagataaaCTTCAGAGACAACAGCTATCTATAGAAATAAGATAAGAACAGAAGTTGCCATCTAGCACAGCACTGGAATTTTCCACTCCAATTGCTAAGTAAATGAGAATGCATCGCATAGAAAGACCTATATCTCGAAGTTCATATAATCTGACAAGTAACAAACAGAATGGAGAAATAATCACCACTTCACAAGCCAGAATCAATTTGAGACTTTGAGTCCTTAAAGAGAATTTGGAGGTTAAAAGTAGATTTCTTTGCCCGATACGAGAAAAAATTAATCCCATgagtcaattaaaaaattttctggAGAACCAGACATGCTCCAATCAACAACATTGATctcaaataaaaccaaacagcAGCAATCTGATACCCTATTCATTATTTCAACAATTACATCCCAGGAaacaaaattgcataaaaaatatccacaATGATTAGGAACTCAAATccatataaacaaaattcatggAGATCACAGGCAAAGGACCTTGAAAATATACCTGAATATTTCACCCCTGTCCAGCATGAATATCCCAGGACTATCCCAGCTGCCATCATCAACCACAACAATTTTCCCCAGCCTCCTCCTCTCCCCTTCCTCCCACATATCTCCAAGCTCCCTCCATCTGCCCCCATTTTTCAATTCCATCACCACTGCATCCCTATAATATTCATCCACGGGAAAAACGCCTGACACAGTCCTCGACTCCCCATAACCCCCCATAACCCAAAACTCCCTTCCAAGAAAGAACCCAACGCACCCAGCTCGAAACCTAGGCAAGCCATCCAACGCCACCCACTCATCCTTCACTATATCATACATCTCCACGGAGCTCATCCTACTTCCCGCGGCACCAAACATCGTGTGCCGGGACCCGCCACCTGCCACCACAATCTTCCCGCATCCGGGCACCGCAGCGCATGCAAAACTGCCACGTGGGGTGATCATGGGAGACAATGATTCCCAAGAGAAAGTAGCAAAATCAAAACGAAATGCAGAGGAAGAGGGAGAGGGGCGATCAAGCGGAAACGACCGGGTATCGAACAGGGACCCACCAAGAACATAAAGGTGGGGGCCTACTGAAACAGAGATAAAATTAGAGAGCCCATAAACATGGGGGTTGCAGGGCATGGGTGGAAGGGGGCACCACGATAAATTTTTGGGGTCAAACAAATACGGCGACGAAATTGAAGGGTCTTGGGGGAAAATACACAGCAGTTGCGGCGCGACAACGTAATTCTGGCGAAGAGAAATCAGGGCCTTCGAGGAGAAGAAACGTCTCCATGATCTGCAGGTGGATTTGAGGCGGGAGTGATGAGAGTACGGAACAAATGCCAGAATCAATGCTCCTAAATCATTCGGGAGGCCTGGgattagggttagggttagggtttgtATTCCAAAATCCTCAAACGACGATGGAGGCGCCATTTCTCAACCAATCAACCGAACAAACAAATAATCGGATCACTGTGACTAAgcttttcaaaagaaaatcacagCTGACGACAAATCTTCACACCGACTGTACACAGAGGCAGTAATCTATACACATATGTACACCTGCTGATGCAGAGGGTGTAAATTGGAAGGTTCTAACAGATCATGCAGAGAGTGATTCCGCTgcagataaataaatttcaatggCGGTTTCTTGATTGATAATCTTTCAATCtctcaaaattcaagattttgacTCAAAAAAAGGAAACCCCGCTTTTGTGGTTTGCATAGTGTACAGTTATGAGACACGTGTccattccttttcttttcttttttattttttttccatcagTGAAAGTGTAGTGTGTGAATTGTGGTAGTCAAAGTTGCAAAATACatgaagaattattaaaaatatttattatataatgttttatttttatcaaattctaaacacaataaatataaagattaattatattttcccatgcaaattatgaattttaaacatttcaaaatatttttttacatccatttaccatctcaactttacaatattttacaatttatactTGCTTTTCCATCAAGCTTTTGtcgaaaaacatcacatgcaatgCAAATATAATGTTTCAGAGTTATgcaatatgatatttttatatgtatatagcaTCTGATGTTTTTCATAcatgataaattacaaatttcacaaaatgcACGCGTGCTTTATTCTAAGagtttaataataaacttTAGAAAATGTGACTTGTATTGCgttgtaaataaatttgatgtaattttattttttttacatcaaattattcttttaatttagattGACTAAATTTAGTCAAAATATATTCGAATACAACTCATTAACAAATAGATTCATATCAAAATCTACTGTGTTTAAACCCgataaaaacaaaacttgaattaataaactctGCTCATGCCTATAGAAATGGACCTCTACATAGAAAACACATAGCAAATCCACACCAAGCAAGTCTCTCTATTACAGTGAAGTGTCGTAACCGATGGTcgaaatcaaaattcaagattttgtGCCATGTAATTTGCTACACAACATCGGATGAGATTATGTATCCAcattgaaaaacaaacttcaagCCATTTGTTCGACGTTTGAACGAAAAATTATGTTacaatcttaatttttaaagtttttaattgttgtttatttaaattaatattttattttgtttataattttcttatctcataattaatttagacatgatttttttttcgtgAACATACATAATTGTAACACGTTAGaatagaataattaaaatagatggAGGTACTTTAGAAaagtaaaatgataataaatcaaaaaagttgaattattgcgacgtaaaataatattttaatcaacataagaactaattaaaatatgttttatagAAAGtaaatggataaattacatagaGCTCcgataaaatttgttataattataaataattttaaaaaaatatttataattttttaaataatgagtagctatttgtaattatgataaaattgagaaaagtttattgagatttattgaaaaaaattaacgaaATTTGAATATTGGAATATggttttcattaaattattaaaaaatcaaaaaaggTTTGACGTGtgcttttaaataaataacggTCAGAAAGGGCATtggaattaaaattgattaatatatatatttattttgttgtctGTCTGCTTTTTCCGGTTTCTTCCGAATCGATTTCTCTCTCCACCCCgccaagaaagaagaaacgaCACCTCCTctcacacacaacacacactgtCCACAGAAGGATTCAACGGCTCCGAAAACGTAGGCTTCTCAGAAGATAATGCCGCCCTTCTCCACAAACCCGTTCCCATTCCACGCACCCTGCGTGAAACCCCCATCCGACGGTCACTTTTATCGCCATTGGAACAATACACTCTTTTCACGATTCAAAACCCAAAAACTCAACGCCCGCGCCCGTCCGTCCGATTCACCggagttgtttttttttttttttggttttgccTTTCCGTGTTCGTCGCACGCCGTCGTGTCTCGATATTACGGCGGAGCCCGTTTGAAGATTTGGAACCTTTATGATAAAAGAGGTGGCTCGTGGGGTGGATTTACGGAAATCGCGTTCAAGAATGGGATCAAGAATTGAAATAAGTGGTTTTTCCCGTGATCAGATGTAGTCTAAGTTTTTGATCTCTTGAATCAAGATGGTATGTGGACATGAAACTCATTGTATTGAATTCGATcaattgtttatttcttgtcCAAATTGCATGGAGTGTGTGAAATTTTTGGGACCTATTGTTGTAATCTTGATCGTATGAGATTATGGTTATTTTTGAATCTTGTTTAGAGATTACATAATATCCAGGCTAAGAAAACGAAAGTATTTGATGCCGTAGGTGTTAAAGATTACCTAATGGGTTCTCTGAAGAGGGAATACTTCATTGCTTACATTGTTGTGTCTCgggaaaaaattatgatgcTACTAGCATGGTAAGGTTAATATATGTCAGTATCTCgacccaaaaattaaaacaactaaaagaaAGCTTTTTTCAAGAATCAGGGGATAGTGCTTTCGAAATTTCAAGCTCTTTCAGGGTACAAGTTTAGTGTATGATCAGtaagaagaaatattttgaagtatTATGAACTTATAATATACTGTAAGTCAGTTGTCTTCGGTCCACTCTTCTAACAATCAGTGTTCAGTGAAGAGTTGTGCCTAGACACAGTAAATCTGAATATTTCTTATGTCCAGCTTATCTTTCTGAAAAACCTTATGCTCTTGAATACAGGCCACCCCAGTCAATATCGTTGAAGGTTCTTATGTTTGGGTTGAAGACCCAGAAGTTACTTGGATTGATGGGCAAGTGGAAGAGATCAAAGGAGATGAAGCCGAGGTCCGGATATCCGATGAAAAGAAGGTAAATTAGCTTTTGCAGACGGGAATAAATGAACCCACCTCTCGATCTCCAATATCAAAAGAATGCTTTGTGATGTTGTCCTCTGAGCTTGGGAATAGGGAAAAGCTATCTTTGCAGAAGACAGAAGTGTTGCTCCACTGGTCTTGAGTGGGATAGCATTGTAGCTTGTATACTGCGGAGTAGAATGGTTTTATCAGTTAGCTTCTTTTGCTACAAAATTCCATCTGGTGTACttcttttacaatttattgTGTAATCTGCGTGTATGCATGTGCCCTGAAGAAAGACAACTTTTGCATTGGGTTGGCATCTGATAAAAATCACTACTTCCTCCTTGAGTTGCTTTTGTCCTTTCTTCAGATgtcaatttgtttatttacttGCTAGgcatacttatatttatttccgTTTGCTGTAATAATTGTAGTAGTTGGACCCTGATGTGGTAACTACTCTGGAATGtaatgaatttgattttaggttccaccattctttttcttctccataGTTCTATTTGTGCTCGAAGGGAAAAGAGAAGTTTGATTTGAATAGTATTATGCTATATTTTCCACAATTTAGGGAAACCAAcgtcctttcttttttatgtgttGTCTTTTCTCGGTATAGTAATCTGTCTATGTAAATCCAAACCGATTTAGTATGAGTTTATGTTTTAATAAGGCTTATTACTGTTCTTCATTTTTAGCAGGTTTCTGACACTGCTCATTGTTCacttacaatttttctttttgttctttcaacTATTAAGGTTGTTgctaatttatccaaaatataCCCTAAAGATGTGGATTCTCCTGCTGATGGGGTAGATGACATGACCAAACTATCTTATTTGCATGAACCAGGGGTTCTGCAAAACTTGGCAACAAGATACCAGCTCAATAAGATCTATGTAAGATAATGTTCATATTCAGTTCGATTTCATGTTTGATCTATGTTCGTCCTGGTAAGGCGAAGTAATGAATTACAGCAGCCATGGCATCTCTGtgttcatattattatatccTACCGTGAAATTGTTGCAGACTTATACTGGGAGCATTCTTATTGCCATCAATCCATTTCAAAGACTTCCTGACTTGTATGATCCCCAGatgatggaaaaatataaggaaGCACCACTTGGAGAACTGAGCCCTCATGTGTTTGCCATTGCAGATGCTGCTTACAGGTGATAGTGTGCTACACTTTGGTTCTCAGGAGTTGTCCATAAAGGATGTTTCCAATTATGTCTAAGTCTTTTAAGATGAATTAGGGCAATGATAAATGAAGGAAAAAGTAACTCAATACTGGTAAGCGGAGAAAGTGGTGCTGGTAAGACTGAAACTACTAAGATGCTTATGCAATACCTTGCGTATTTGGGTGGCCGTAAAGAGGTTGAAGGGAGATCGGTAGAACAACAAGTACTTGAGGCAAGATTTATTACCTAATTTTCGGTTTTATGGTTGTCAATATTATATGCTTGTCTGACTTTGTACCCCTGGTATAAGTATCTGTCAGCATCTAAGTATTCTCCTACATGGGAGTGGGTTATTATTTATGAGTTCATTGCTTGCAAAGAGCAACGGGAGCAAGAATGTGACCCAAAATTTGGAAATTCAGAGAAATGAAGGCGTTAAAAATGCATTATCTTGTTTGATCCATTTTATGTATAtctttgttaaaatattttctagaaaTGTTCCAGAAAGATTCTCAAGGAATGTGCCAAAAATAGATTTAACTAATTGAATTGACAGGCCAATTTTCACATTTCATTTTGAGAAAAGAtgttaaatttcttgttttgtaaAAGTGTTTCTCGAAGATGGGGTATAGGCTTTTTGAGGAGGGTTATGCTTGAAAATTTGGctgaaaaatttgaatgtaGGCTTTAACAATAAGGTtgctttttgaaattttttcagaaaataaacaaCTGTTTGGGGACATAAAACCATAGATAACTGTTTGTTTTAGtcaaagtaattttaatttttgtttgatccATGAAAAAGTCCAATAAGGTAGACTACATTATTGATGTAGATGTGAAGcttcaaaaacaaatatatgagCATTCTAGAATTGCCTTCCCCTTCtataagaaatttgaaaatcaattttgcaGAAACTTTGTACTGCTGATATGAGTGAAAAAGACTTTATAAGGCAATATTTCTGAAAGAGGGGTGGAGTTTAAGCTTGATCCTTCTGCCTAATTGTCTCCTTCATTAAAATTGTTCCAACTacttaaaatatagaaaaaatgcACTGCACTTGATATGCTTTTACATCTGATATATCGTACCTTATTGAATGGTTTTCTGCAGTCAAATCCAGTCCTTGAAGCATTTGGAAATGCAAAAACTGTCAGAAATAACAATTCAAGGTGGGATATTGCAGGAATACTGCTATTGATTGTGTTAAAgtgctaattaatttatgatcgTGCAGCCGGTTcggtaaatttgttgaaattcaGTTTGACAAGCTTGGAAGAATATCAGGGGCAGCCATTAGAACGTATCTTCTTGAGAGATCTCGTGTCTGCCAGATTTCAGATCCTGAACGCAATTATCACTGTTTCTACCTTCTCTGTGCAGCTCCACAGAAGGTAATCGACTTTGAAACTATTTTTCCTTGCTACCTTATCTCTCAGATGGGTATGTATTTGATAATGTTCATCATATCCTGAGTATTTTGACATCTTATCAGGAAATTGAGAAGTATAAGCTGGGACATCCAAAAACATTTCACTATCTTAATCAATCTAATTGCTATGAACTAGATGACGTGAGTGATGCTCATGATTATTTGGCGACAAGGAAGGCCATGGATATTGTTGGTATAAGTCAAAATGAGCAGGTACAGGCTTATAATTTGGATCCCCATGGTGCTATCTGCTCTCTGTCTGCAGTCATTTAAAATTGCTCTACTTTTCAGGAGGCGATTTTCAGAACAGTTGCAGCTATTCTTCATCTTGgtaatgttaaattttctaaggcGGAAGACAATGATTCATCAGTTCTAGAGAATGACGAATCAAACTTCCACCTTCAGACTGCAGCAGAGCTTCTCATGTATGACTGGACTCTTTATATGTGCAGAACTCTCATCTCTCATGACTGCATTAGTTTCTGAGGTTAATgctttttcttcaatattagGTGTGATCCTAATGCACTGGAAGCTGCATTACTGAACCGTGTGATGGTCACTCCAGAAGAAGTTATCAAAAGAAGTCTTGATCCTAATGGTGCTGCAGTTAGTAGGGATGGGTTAGCTAAAACAATATATTCTCGCTTGTTTGAGTGGTATAGGTGCTATTATCTCTTGGTCATATCTTCTACTTGCTTTCTGAAAAATCCAATAACTGTTCGTTTCCTAGTTATTTGATGCTGATTCTTATCTTTGTAGGttggtaaacaaaataaattcctCGATCGGGCAAGATCCAAATTCAAAATGTCTTATTGGGGTTCTTGATATATATggttttgaaagttttgaaaGTAATAGGTAAACATTGTTGTGATAATAGGAAGGAGCATATCGACTCTTCATAGGTGTCCAAACTAACAAAACTATTATACATGTAGTTTTGAGCAGTTCTGCATCAACTTTACCAATGAAAAACTACAGCAACATTTTAATCAGGTAATGACTTTAACGTGCTTGGAATCCAATAATAAATGTATGCATTCACTGAAAATTTATAGGTTTCTTGTTCAGCATGTTTTCAAGATGGAGCAGGAGGAATACAAGAAAGAAGAGATTGACTGGAACTACatagaatttattgataaCCAAGATGTCCTGGATCTTATTGAGAAGGTTGCTCTATATAATCTTAAACTGCTGTGTGCTTGCCTACATTTAGTTTTTGTTGTGTCTCTCAGAAGCTAGTGCATGTCAAAAGACATGGTCTAGAGGGTGGAACTCTGGAACTGCCTAAATCTGTGGCTTATAAATCTGATACTGTATCTCTTAGTGGAAGCATTGCAGGCAAAATCAGTTGTCCTTGCGTCCAAGTGTCATTTGACTTAACCTTGATCATGAAATAATTTCCTCTTGAGATCATTcggtatttttttattataatatttttctaaagcaCATATATTTTCTCTGCTGATACTTCTTTAAGTGCAGAAACTCATCCCATTCTGCATTATCAAGCTTTGAAGTATTTGTTTCCAAATATTGCCTTTGAGTTTAGTTTTTCTGCCCTTTTTATTCCCTCGATGTTGGAATCAGCATTTATGTCATTATCCAGAATGTGCAGCTAAAGCAATATCTTATGCAGTTGTTTTTAACTGGAATTTGCAGAAACCTGGAGGGATCATTGCTCTTCTTGATGAGGCCTGGTAGGGTTATGCTTGTCTGCCTGTAGGTAGCTTGCATAGAGCTGGTTTATGCTTCTGCTAAGTTTACTTTGTAACTgacttgttttgttttgtttacaGTATGTTCCCTAAGTCGACACATGaaacattttcagaaaaacTTTATCAGACATTTAAATCCCACAAACGTTTCATTAAACCAAAATTGTCACGCACCGAGTTTACAATTGCTCATTATGCTGGAGAGGTAATCTGAATCTCTCTCTGTATGTCAATTAAGAGTTGTATTTTTTAGGTTCAGTTAAGTGAACATCTTCGATCTATTTCCTGCCCTTCTAGGTTCAATACCAGTCAGACCTGTTCTTGGATAAAAACAAAGATTACGTGGTTGCTGAGCATCAAGATCTGTTAACTGCATCAAAATGCCCATTTGTAGCGACATTATTTCCTCCAGTACCTGAAGAGACAACCAAATCTTCAAATAAGTCCAAGTTTTCATCCATAGGTTCTCGGTTTAAGgtattttcttcatcttccttGTTATGATGCATTCAATTGAGATCACTAATAGGGAGGGGGGTGTTTGCAAAAacttatactttttcaaaagTGCCTAACTTTGGGAAAAATGGATAAGTgattaaaatgtaaaagttGGTAGCATTTGGAAGTAATAATCATAAGTAGAAAAAAGGCGATGTGGACTTCAACTTTTACCTTATGTTAGCTTAAACTGAAGTTATAATTCCAAACACCTTcctttagtttaattttaagcTGTAATTTGAAAAGCACTTCAAGTTTTTGCAAACAATCCCTAAATAAAAGTATCTAATAGTTGAGCTTTTGAGGTCATCATGTAAAGAAGGTCAAAGCTGATGATTTGATTAATTGGTACAGCTACAACTCCAACAATTGATGGATACACTGAATTCTACAGAACCTCATTACATTAGATGCGTGAAGCCTAATAATCTTTTCAAGTCTTCAATTTTTGATAATGCCAATGTCATGCAGCAACTCCGTTGCGGGGTGAGTACTTCTCATAGTAGCTGCTTGATTACTCCATAATTAATACTTGTAAATGCTAAATATATGATACCTTTTTGTCAGGGTGTCTTAGAGGCCATTAGAATTAGTTGTTCTGGTTACCCTACACATAAGACATTTGAGGAGTTTCTTCATCGGTTTGGTTTTCTTGCTCCTGAGGTCCTGGGAGAAAAGTAAGtgtttgtatttgattttatagtGATCTTATGCTAATAATTTGGTGAATTAACACTTGTTTCCATTGTAACATGAGAAGTAATGATGAAAAAGTTGCATGCCAAAAGATTTTGGAGAAGATGGGTATTGCAGGGGCTCAGGTAATGAACTTTGTCATGTGTTCAGCATAATACATTGTTCCTTCATGTGAGAaccaaaatatacaaaaatagcATTGTTATTTTTAGCTCCCCCTTCACTTATTGAAACTGTTAAGAGTaatagtctttttttttatattattgaaggACTGAACAATACATATAGGATGGGTTTTAGAGATAACTACAAATAAATCAACCTACTTATTTCTAAGAGATAggtaaagatatatataaatcaacctGACATAAATCTAACCCTCCTCAACGTGGAgcatatatatcaatcatgCCCAGCTTGTCACACAAGGCCTGAACAATTTGAGTGGCTGCCTGATTGTCACAAggcataaatttattatttgtgaaACCTAATTCTCGCAACAAATTCTTCAACCATAAAATTTCACTAGCAGTGTGAGCCTCCATGGTCCTGTATAGGCTATTTCTTGCCGCGCCAAGTCACAAGCTTTCCACCAACATAAGTCGCTTTCTTCATTTGCAT includes:
- the LOC105165636 gene encoding F-box/kelch-repeat protein OR23, giving the protein MAPPSSFEDFGIQTLTLTLIPGLPNDLGALILAFVPYSHHSRLKSTCRSWRRFFSSKALISLRQNYVVAPQLLCIFPQDPSISSPYLFDPKNLSWCPLPPMPCNPHVYGLSNFISVSVGPHLYVLGGSLFDTRSFPLDRPSPSSSAFRFDFATFSWESLSPMITPRGSFACAAVPGCGKIVVAGGGSRHTMFGAAGSRMSSVEMYDIVKDEWVALDGLPRFRAGCVGFFLGREFWVMGGYGESRTVSGVFPVDEYYRDAVVMELKNGGRWRELGDMWEEGERRRLGKIVVVDDGSWDSPGIFMLDRGEIFRYDMTSNRWAKESCVPRKASDDASVGFVALDGELHLLTLLSVNDSADGRRSRQHKRPTTLLVQIYHPRKRTWRSLIAKPPFHQPLDFRTAVMCTIRL